One Natronomonas moolapensis 8.8.11 genomic region harbors:
- a CDS encoding GMC family oxidoreductase, producing the protein MNGGGATDRSPVPDADVCIVGAGPAGALVADRLAADHEVVVLDAGPRFDPADRLERQERAIRPAYDRPDVWDGDPERDAHSASGEWFYPLNHARIKGIGGSTLHWQGMVMRLHEDDFDSGTERGVGPDWPIDYADLRPHYAAAERELGVAGADDNPDAPPREEPFPMPAFPPSYSDGLFAEACEALGIDMHSVPNARNSETYDGRSACVGYGTCQPVCPSGAKYDATVHVERAESKGATVIDRAPVQRLEHDADRVRAAVYATPDGTEHRQAADAVVVACGGVETPRLLLLSESEQYPDGLANSSGLVGRYFMDHLFAGTGGVLEEPTRQNHVGFLTSESHAFYDDADEDIAPFKLEFFNYDGPSPAEAALSADTWGDELLEQLREDYGTHIGMGALVEQLPREDSYVGLDPDRTDDHGNPVPDVHWNVGDRALRSIERANEIQASILSELGAEITWQVGPDDTGPAYHHMGTTRMGTDPDASVVDPHLRTHDLGNCWLVTSGAFPTGGAVNPTLTIAALALRAAEDVRDAL; encoded by the coding sequence ATGAACGGCGGCGGGGCGACGGATCGGTCGCCCGTCCCCGACGCCGACGTCTGTATCGTCGGCGCGGGGCCGGCGGGCGCGCTCGTCGCCGACCGGCTGGCGGCCGACCACGAGGTCGTCGTCCTCGACGCCGGCCCGCGGTTCGACCCCGCCGACCGGCTCGAACGTCAAGAACGGGCGATCCGGCCCGCCTACGACCGCCCGGACGTGTGGGACGGCGACCCCGAACGCGACGCGCACTCGGCCTCCGGGGAGTGGTTCTACCCCCTGAACCACGCCCGCATCAAGGGGATCGGCGGCTCGACGCTGCACTGGCAGGGGATGGTGATGCGGCTCCACGAGGACGATTTCGACTCCGGGACCGAACGCGGAGTCGGCCCGGACTGGCCGATCGACTACGCCGACCTCCGGCCGCACTACGCCGCCGCCGAGCGCGAACTCGGGGTCGCCGGGGCGGACGACAACCCCGACGCCCCGCCACGCGAGGAGCCGTTCCCGATGCCGGCGTTTCCCCCCTCCTACAGCGACGGCCTCTTCGCCGAGGCCTGCGAGGCGCTCGGGATCGACATGCACTCGGTGCCGAACGCCCGCAACTCCGAGACCTACGACGGCCGGTCGGCCTGCGTCGGCTACGGCACCTGCCAGCCGGTCTGTCCCTCGGGCGCGAAGTACGACGCCACGGTCCACGTCGAGCGGGCCGAATCGAAGGGCGCGACGGTGATCGACCGCGCCCCGGTCCAGCGGCTCGAGCACGACGCCGACCGGGTTCGGGCGGCCGTCTACGCCACCCCCGACGGAACCGAGCACAGACAGGCGGCCGACGCCGTCGTCGTCGCCTGTGGCGGGGTCGAGACGCCACGGTTGCTGTTGCTCTCGGAGTCGGAACAGTACCCCGACGGTCTCGCGAACTCCAGTGGCCTCGTCGGCCGGTACTTCATGGATCACCTGTTTGCGGGCACCGGCGGGGTCCTCGAGGAGCCGACCCGCCAGAACCACGTCGGCTTTCTGACAAGCGAGAGCCACGCGTTCTACGACGACGCCGACGAGGACATCGCGCCGTTCAAACTCGAGTTCTTCAATTACGACGGTCCCTCGCCCGCCGAGGCGGCGCTGTCGGCCGACACCTGGGGCGACGAGTTGCTAGAGCAGCTTCGCGAGGACTACGGCACCCACATCGGGATGGGCGCGCTCGTCGAGCAACTGCCCCGCGAGGACAGCTACGTCGGCCTCGATCCGGACCGGACCGACGACCACGGCAACCCCGTGCCGGACGTCCACTGGAACGTCGGCGACCGCGCGCTGCGGAGCATAGAGCGCGCCAACGAGATCCAGGCGTCGATCCTCTCGGAACTCGGTGCGGAGATCACCTGGCAGGTCGGTCCCGACGACACCGGCCCGGCGTATCACCACATGGGCACCACACGGATGGGCACCGACCCCGACGCGAGCGTCGTCGACCCCCACCTCCGGACCCACGACCTGGGGAACTGCTGGCTCGTCACCAGCGGCGCGTTCCCGACCGGCGGCGCGGTGAACCCGACGCTCACCATCGCCGCGCTCGCGTTGCGCGCGGCCGAGGACGTCCGAGACGCCCTCTGA
- a CDS encoding dolichyl-phosphate hexose transferase, producing the protein MSSMQRRANGREDRRDEADTAAAGTAIDAGDTTGDDPEEYTFEDVSVVMGTYNEEAAIGTVLDDIETVTDGHAEVVCVDGSSDRTPEIAREHGARVIEQAPQGYGVAVREAILAPNRPIVVTTDCDDTYPMEQLPAFLAAINEGCDVVSGDRLYHGAEAMPAFNRFGNRAFATLASALMGEVVHDTTTGMRAYRREVVESIEWTENTGLSAELLIRPLMRGYDVREHPIAYRERAGETKLDPIEGGLAIAKSILKVSLEERFR; encoded by the coding sequence ATGAGTTCGATGCAACGGCGGGCGAACGGACGCGAGGACAGACGCGACGAGGCCGACACGGCCGCCGCGGGCACGGCCATCGACGCCGGAGACACGACGGGCGACGACCCCGAGGAGTACACCTTCGAGGACGTCAGCGTCGTGATGGGCACCTACAACGAGGAGGCGGCGATCGGGACGGTGCTAGACGACATCGAGACCGTCACCGACGGCCACGCGGAGGTCGTCTGCGTCGACGGCTCCTCGGATCGAACGCCCGAGATCGCCCGCGAGCACGGCGCGCGCGTGATCGAACAGGCACCGCAGGGCTACGGGGTCGCGGTCCGGGAGGCCATCCTCGCGCCGAATCGGCCGATCGTCGTCACCACCGACTGCGACGACACCTATCCGATGGAGCAACTGCCGGCGTTCCTCGCGGCGATCAACGAGGGGTGTGACGTGGTCAGCGGCGACCGCCTCTACCACGGGGCCGAGGCGATGCCCGCGTTCAACCGCTTCGGCAACCGCGCCTTCGCCACCCTCGCGAGCGCCCTGATGGGCGAGGTCGTCCACGACACCACGACCGGGATGCGCGCCTACCGCCGGGAGGTCGTCGAGTCGATCGAGTGGACCGAGAACACCGGTCTCTCGGCGGAGCTTCTGATCCGGCCGCTGATGCGGGGCTACGACGTCCGCGAGCACCCGATCGCCTACCGCGAGCGCGCCGGCGAGACGAAACTCGACCCGATCGAGGGCGGCCTCGCGATCGCGAAGTCTATTCTGAAGGTCTCACTGGAAGAACGGTTCCGGTAG
- a CDS encoding gluconate 2-dehydrogenase subunit 3 family protein has protein sequence MELTRRDAAAALVALGAGGAVAFGTDRSRPDGPDRDPGPEPPGDRIRATFVAAAEVVYPGDVSGTEGFVEGFLAGRLDDSEHAAGIRDAVEELDDWAGSWYGGRFASLSAAERDRLLREVGADTAEEVPDGTTAERIRYYVVNELLLALYASPTGGELVGIENPQGHPGGTESYQRGPR, from the coding sequence ATGGAACTGACGCGGCGGGACGCGGCCGCAGCCCTGGTAGCGCTCGGCGCCGGCGGGGCGGTCGCGTTCGGGACCGACCGGAGTCGACCGGACGGTCCCGACCGGGACCCGGGGCCGGAGCCCCCGGGCGATCGGATTCGAGCGACGTTCGTGGCGGCCGCGGAGGTCGTCTACCCGGGCGACGTCTCGGGGACCGAGGGCTTCGTCGAGGGGTTCCTCGCGGGACGGCTCGACGACTCCGAGCACGCGGCGGGGATCCGGGACGCGGTCGAGGAACTGGACGACTGGGCCGGCTCGTGGTACGGGGGCCGCTTCGCGTCGCTGTCGGCCGCCGAGCGCGACCGGCTCCTCCGGGAGGTCGGTGCCGACACCGCCGAGGAGGTTCCCGACGGGACGACCGCAGAACGGATCCGGTATTACGTCGTCAACGAACTCCTGCTCGCGCTGTACGCCTCCCCGACCGGGGGCGAACTCGTCGGCATAGAGAACCCCCAGGGCCACCCCGGCGGCACCGAGAGCTACCAGCGGGGACCGCGATGA
- a CDS encoding BGTF surface domain-containing protein, with product MSPAESTVGEGEESTFTVTATDSQDAGISGITVTLNTDGADDGTDTDGDTKNTDAVGETTFSVADSNAGDSPFVLTLTEGRTSQTVNPVLRVQAAQSTADLTYATDGSLAYQGQDVYVFGPDIQDTGGYELRGVEAFDAGSVDDSRFEKELDTTAFDPTTNVQNFIDEYSVGTLKFALSNGYLDSNVAGEDVGDITVTTGSGTPDATTVRSDQSFNNGIDGVSGLTSSDTDETAILESETSDLDADNYYVAGNGLPTDGQLERSGTFEITVQDLETTFDPEEEDLPAISDDYEDSLVEFEVDSSRGTYTTNVTANGDLDNDELFNLFVSNALVQNGDANIQNNGSVTITHGGTGDGNTYDSAFEALQDGALADSSTTDADSADQLSVNLAGGGDANYDIENVAGPSLSDSAAGPLNVLFYQDDEDDSDEKVLFYQNQDVDDTDVSFIGQDAAEYEFSFDVHDTEATSSSTATVADEDVTIDFSESVYTQSAGDIVTVTADMEDTDEALLQFGDEESDFVDVIYIEDDDDDDEVTFQINTRLIGTGTSENVLNSEDDIAESLIAQTLSEDPTDTTTNNNGLDVYGDAVSNWEIQPEFYDDADLGGNNQISFTQYLEELDTLDNNNDHPTTQLIRPIQPTDYSLAATGSTEFVAEDGESSLDEEDGFATIDLQNPSLGETNVWVGPEENADEYDTISALVEDSPLTQSEDVALDDKVVIQIEASGLYGHMVAVEGNFDPVIPDEEESFSPSTLDALALNPSSGTVDNVDRDGEGISLTFESSDDIGNQGENEIDLANAASNEIDILVDNENGELYIVVDSDAEPFTRELNADTDFDVALEYETDSDDRFEFFNEGATSGINTGTAQDTAPGSITDPGIGSVDDLGPHGEAGGDSGDVDDQDDAYPYFAAGEGAVTSASFTFEERSAEFDNMQNETVMISAGNETTVSGTTNVAPGSDATVRVSQRGETESFLESQDVNISDDGSFEATFDFGDREAGDQATVEFRVAGETVQSDDGLFGEMAAETPEPTPEPTATPEPTPEPTPEPTAEPTEEPTDTPEPEGQPGFGAVLALVALLGAALLAARRNAN from the coding sequence GTGTCCCCGGCCGAGTCGACCGTCGGTGAAGGTGAAGAGTCCACGTTCACCGTCACGGCGACCGACAGCCAGGACGCAGGAATCAGCGGCATCACGGTCACGCTGAATACTGATGGTGCTGACGACGGCACGGATACCGATGGAGATACGAAAAACACGGATGCCGTTGGTGAAACAACGTTCTCAGTCGCCGACTCTAACGCCGGCGATAGTCCGTTCGTGCTCACGCTTACAGAGGGGCGAACCTCTCAGACTGTCAACCCGGTTCTCCGAGTTCAGGCGGCTCAGTCAACAGCTGACCTGACCTACGCGACCGACGGCTCGCTGGCCTACCAGGGTCAGGATGTCTACGTCTTCGGTCCGGATATCCAGGACACCGGCGGCTACGAACTCCGTGGTGTCGAGGCCTTCGATGCAGGCAGCGTCGATGACAGCCGCTTCGAAAAGGAACTCGACACGACTGCGTTCGACCCGACGACCAACGTCCAGAACTTCATCGACGAGTACTCCGTCGGTACGCTGAAGTTCGCACTCAGTAACGGCTACCTCGACAGCAATGTCGCTGGTGAGGATGTCGGCGACATCACCGTTACAACCGGATCCGGAACGCCTGATGCGACTACGGTCCGTTCCGACCAAAGCTTCAACAACGGTATTGATGGCGTCTCCGGTCTGACGTCCTCTGATACTGATGAGACAGCCATTCTCGAGTCTGAAACGTCCGACCTCGACGCTGACAACTACTACGTCGCGGGGAACGGCCTCCCGACCGACGGACAACTCGAACGTAGCGGCACTTTCGAGATTACCGTCCAAGACCTCGAGACCACCTTCGACCCCGAAGAGGAAGACCTGCCGGCGATCAGCGATGACTACGAGGACAGCCTCGTCGAATTCGAGGTCGACTCCAGCCGTGGCACCTACACGACCAACGTGACCGCCAACGGCGACCTCGACAACGACGAACTGTTCAACCTCTTCGTCAGCAACGCACTCGTTCAGAACGGCGACGCGAATATCCAGAACAACGGTTCGGTGACCATCACCCACGGTGGCACGGGCGACGGGAACACCTACGACAGCGCATTCGAAGCGCTCCAGGATGGTGCCCTCGCAGACAGTTCCACTACTGATGCCGATAGTGCCGATCAGCTGAGCGTCAACCTCGCTGGTGGTGGCGACGCCAACTACGACATCGAAAACGTCGCTGGCCCCAGCCTCAGCGACTCGGCTGCCGGCCCTCTCAATGTCCTCTTCTACCAAGACGATGAGGACGACTCCGACGAGAAGGTCCTGTTCTACCAGAACCAAGATGTCGATGACACGGACGTCTCGTTCATCGGTCAAGACGCAGCTGAATACGAGTTCAGCTTCGATGTCCACGACACCGAGGCGACTAGCTCCTCGACGGCTACCGTGGCCGACGAGGATGTCACCATCGACTTCAGCGAAAGCGTCTACACGCAATCTGCCGGTGACATCGTCACCGTGACCGCCGACATGGAGGATACTGACGAAGCACTCCTCCAGTTCGGTGACGAAGAATCCGACTTCGTCGACGTCATCTACATCGAAGACGATGACGACGACGACGAAGTCACCTTCCAGATCAACACGCGCCTGATCGGCACGGGCACCAGCGAGAACGTTCTCAACTCCGAGGACGATATCGCCGAGAGCCTGATCGCTCAGACGCTCAGCGAAGATCCGACTGACACGACTACCAACAACAACGGGCTCGATGTCTACGGTGATGCAGTGAGTAACTGGGAGATCCAGCCTGAGTTCTACGACGACGCTGATCTGGGTGGTAACAACCAGATTTCCTTCACGCAGTACCTCGAAGAACTCGACACGCTGGATAACAACAACGACCATCCGACCACACAGCTGATCCGACCGATCCAGCCGACGGACTACAGTCTGGCCGCGACTGGCTCGACTGAGTTCGTCGCCGAAGACGGCGAGTCCAGCCTCGACGAAGAGGATGGCTTCGCAACGATCGATCTCCAGAACCCCAGCCTCGGCGAGACGAACGTCTGGGTTGGACCTGAAGAAAACGCTGACGAGTACGACACGATCTCCGCACTCGTCGAAGACAGCCCGCTCACGCAGAGCGAGGACGTCGCCCTTGACGACAAGGTCGTCATCCAGATCGAAGCCTCCGGTCTCTACGGCCACATGGTCGCGGTCGAAGGTAACTTCGATCCGGTCATCCCTGACGAAGAGGAGAGCTTCAGCCCGAGCACGCTTGACGCACTCGCGCTGAACCCCAGCAGCGGAACGGTCGACAACGTTGACCGTGACGGTGAAGGTATCTCCCTGACGTTCGAGAGTTCCGACGATATCGGCAACCAAGGCGAGAACGAGATTGATCTCGCGAACGCGGCGAGCAACGAGATTGATATTCTCGTCGACAACGAGAACGGCGAACTGTACATCGTCGTTGACTCCGACGCCGAACCGTTCACGCGTGAACTCAACGCAGACACGGACTTCGATGTCGCACTCGAATACGAGACCGACAGCGATGATCGGTTCGAGTTCTTCAACGAAGGTGCCACATCCGGTATTAACACCGGCACGGCACAGGATACCGCGCCTGGCAGCATCACCGACCCCGGTATCGGTAGTGTCGATGATCTTGGTCCGCACGGCGAGGCCGGTGGCGACTCCGGCGACGTCGACGATCAAGACGACGCCTATCCGTACTTCGCAGCTGGAGAAGGCGCTGTGACCAGTGCCTCCTTCACCTTCGAGGAGCGGTCGGCCGAGTTCGACAATATGCAGAACGAGACGGTTATGATCTCGGCGGGTAACGAGACGACCGTGTCGGGCACGACGAACGTCGCGCCTGGTTCGGACGCAACGGTGCGTGTGAGCCAGCGCGGTGAGACGGAGAGCTTCCTGGAGAGCCAGGATGTGAACATCTCCGACGACGGCAGCTTCGAGGCCACCTTCGACTTCGGTGACCGCGAGGCTGGCGACCAAGCGACGGTCGAGTTCCGCGTTGCGGGCGAGACTGTCCAGTCCGACGACGGTCTCTTCGGCGAGATGGCCGCCGAGACGCCGGAACCGACGCCGGAACCGACGGCAACGCCGGAACCGACGCCGGAACCGACGCCGGAACCGACGGCCGAACCGACCGAAGAGCCGACGGACACGCCCGAACCCGAGGGTCAGCCCGGCTTCGGTGCGGTCCTCGCGCTCGTGGCACTCCTCGGCGCTGCACTGCTGGCAGCCCGACGGAACGCCAACTAA
- a CDS encoding DUF7860 family protein: MTGRTREIDYPKVTKRSVALGLALFLFGGLGRGLVQTLGVQLPAWELTLLFDLEVLGIGIFLLSPIVFGVLLPLTE; encoded by the coding sequence ATGACCGGCCGTACCAGGGAGATCGACTACCCCAAAGTGACCAAACGAAGCGTCGCGCTCGGCTTGGCCCTCTTTTTATTTGGCGGGCTCGGGCGAGGCCTCGTCCAGACGCTGGGAGTGCAGCTCCCGGCGTGGGAGTTGACCCTCCTGTTCGATCTGGAGGTGCTCGGAATCGGCATCTTCCTGCTGTCACCGATCGTATTCGGTGTCCTTCTGCCCCTCACCGAGTGA
- a CDS encoding extracellular solute-binding protein, giving the protein MTEKRSHERTTERRRFLATAGALGVAGLAGCSDSLGGNGSGNGDTTDSPVGQIGSGREGRDAPGGTPMSEMPELSGELTVYSGRGEFLVGDLISFIDDRYDDLELTVRYGSSTDLVNQIVNEGDGSPADVFYSVNAGSLGALADEGRAGTLDDGVAGLVREEFRTDEWIGTSGRARTVPYNTDSFAAADMPDDVMAYPEAFDGDLGWAPAYGSCQAFVTAMRLIEGEEATREWLEAVLDAGITGYPDEFAACQAIADGEIDAAFANHYYIQRVLDGNPEASLATAFTSGDAGAAFNVAGAAVVDTTDDESLANGFVRHLLSSEAQEYFATSTFEYPLVPGVEPVGDLPTIDELDVPDIDLSQLSELEQTVDLMRDVGAL; this is encoded by the coding sequence ATGACCGAGAAACGATCACACGAACGGACGACAGAGCGGCGGCGGTTTCTCGCGACGGCTGGCGCACTCGGCGTGGCCGGTCTCGCCGGCTGTTCGGACTCGCTCGGCGGCAACGGCTCGGGCAACGGCGACACCACCGACTCGCCCGTCGGCCAGATCGGATCCGGCCGCGAGGGCCGCGACGCCCCCGGCGGGACGCCGATGAGCGAGATGCCGGAGCTGTCGGGCGAACTCACCGTCTACTCCGGGCGCGGCGAGTTCCTCGTCGGCGACCTCATCAGCTTCATCGACGACCGCTACGACGACCTCGAGTTGACCGTCCGCTACGGCAGTTCGACCGACCTCGTCAACCAGATCGTCAACGAGGGCGACGGCTCGCCCGCCGACGTGTTCTACTCGGTGAACGCCGGTTCGCTCGGCGCGCTCGCAGACGAGGGTCGGGCCGGGACTCTCGACGACGGCGTCGCCGGGCTGGTCCGCGAGGAGTTCCGCACGGACGAGTGGATCGGGACGTCCGGACGCGCCCGGACGGTGCCGTACAACACCGACTCCTTCGCCGCCGCCGACATGCCCGATGACGTCATGGCCTACCCCGAGGCGTTCGACGGGGACCTCGGGTGGGCCCCAGCCTACGGCTCCTGTCAGGCGTTCGTCACCGCCATGCGGCTCATCGAGGGCGAGGAGGCGACCCGCGAGTGGCTCGAGGCCGTCCTCGATGCTGGGATCACCGGCTACCCCGACGAGTTCGCCGCCTGCCAGGCGATCGCCGACGGCGAGATCGACGCCGCGTTCGCGAACCACTACTACATCCAGCGCGTCCTCGACGGCAATCCGGAGGCCTCGCTCGCGACCGCTTTCACCTCCGGCGACGCCGGTGCCGCGTTCAACGTCGCGGGCGCGGCCGTCGTCGACACGACCGACGACGAGAGCCTCGCCAACGGCTTCGTTCGGCACCTGCTGTCCTCGGAAGCCCAGGAGTACTTCGCCACGTCGACGTTCGAGTACCCGCTCGTCCCCGGCGTCGAGCCAGTCGGCGACCTCCCCACGATCGACGAACTCGACGTCCCCGATATCGACCTCTCGCAGCTCTCGGAACTCGAACAGACAGTCGATCTCATGCGCGACGTCGGCGCACTCTGA
- a CDS encoding DUF7846 domain-containing protein, with translation MSRAVREATRRVGVPRLVAAVVVVAAAVAVFVVSSTVFAYHSSNHDEGVYLLQAALLLEGQLELRAGELAGAFRPWFFAEDGGRLYPKYTPVPAALFAVSMALFGEPRVTLAAVAAANAGLTYLLAATVFDRRVGAVAAALFSASPLALVTTSAFLPYAPTTALNLLFAVAYLRGVRDGSAAAAGVAGLAIGTAFFARPYTAVLFAAPFVAHALYSVARSVSADGIALAGPVRRQGLTALVGLGFVGVTLAYNVRMTGSAVLFPYEAFAPADGPGFGPREILGHSVVYTPELALTATGYALRYLATRWFVAGPIGTTAALAGLALVARRWIDGRDDGDAFERRAGLALAGLLVSVTAGNVAFWGNYNVLATMSDPTDGLVSQFGPFYHFDLLVPLSVFAAVAVVAGWDRGVPAVRSSIERRGSRRVARAAVALLVLSALVGASVAAAAAISAPLDRNAAHTDKYATAYEPVEAADLEDAVVFVPTPYGDWQNHPFQYLRNDGGLDGSVVYALDRDPGGDFAVLDAYPDRTHYRFAYRGEWTPNPDRHVTPTLETLELRRGTALAGETVVGVPPRVARATVRLESETGASSEYAVSDPGGSIAVPWSIDRDAARLTAADDAVRVGGTDTVVLTVTLVQPDGGTLTYRQETTVRTDLEGVEAVWPPERSVCPLVTACGNEGTYLPDRPDAHRDGVSFETRLGPQA, from the coding sequence ATATCGAGGGCCGTCCGCGAGGCGACCCGTCGCGTCGGTGTCCCACGACTCGTGGCCGCCGTGGTCGTCGTCGCCGCCGCAGTCGCCGTCTTCGTCGTCTCGAGTACGGTCTTCGCGTACCACTCGAGCAACCACGACGAGGGCGTCTACCTGCTGCAGGCGGCGCTGCTGCTCGAGGGGCAACTCGAACTCCGGGCGGGGGAGTTGGCCGGCGCGTTCCGGCCGTGGTTCTTCGCCGAGGACGGCGGCCGGCTCTACCCCAAGTACACCCCGGTCCCGGCGGCGCTGTTCGCGGTTTCGATGGCGCTGTTCGGCGAGCCGCGGGTGACCCTCGCCGCCGTCGCCGCGGCGAACGCCGGTCTCACGTACCTGCTGGCGGCGACGGTGTTCGACCGCCGGGTCGGTGCCGTGGCCGCGGCGCTCTTTTCGGCCTCGCCGCTGGCGCTCGTGACGACGTCGGCGTTTCTCCCCTACGCGCCGACGACGGCGCTGAACCTGCTGTTCGCCGTCGCGTACCTGCGGGGCGTCCGCGACGGCTCGGCCGCGGCCGCGGGGGTCGCCGGCCTCGCGATCGGAACCGCCTTTTTTGCCCGCCCCTACACCGCGGTGCTGTTCGCGGCCCCGTTCGTCGCCCACGCGCTCTACTCGGTCGCCCGGTCGGTGTCGGCCGACGGGATCGCGCTCGCGGGACCGGTCCGGAGACAGGGCCTCACGGCGCTCGTCGGCCTCGGGTTCGTCGGCGTGACGCTCGCGTACAACGTCCGGATGACCGGGTCGGCGGTCCTGTTCCCCTACGAGGCGTTCGCCCCCGCGGACGGTCCCGGGTTCGGTCCCCGGGAGATACTCGGCCACTCGGTCGTCTACACCCCCGAGTTGGCGCTGACGGCCACCGGCTACGCCCTCCGCTATCTCGCGACGCGGTGGTTCGTCGCGGGACCGATCGGGACGACGGCCGCGCTCGCCGGCCTCGCGCTGGTCGCCCGCCGCTGGATCGACGGACGGGACGACGGCGACGCCTTCGAGCGCCGTGCGGGGCTGGCCCTCGCCGGCCTTCTCGTCAGCGTCACCGCCGGCAACGTCGCCTTCTGGGGCAACTACAACGTCCTCGCGACGATGTCGGACCCCACCGACGGCCTCGTCTCGCAGTTCGGCCCGTTCTATCACTTCGACCTGCTCGTCCCCCTCTCGGTGTTCGCCGCCGTCGCCGTCGTCGCCGGGTGGGATCGGGGGGTTCCGGCCGTCCGATCGTCGATCGAGCGCCGCGGCTCACGGCGGGTGGCCCGTGCTGCGGTTGCGCTCCTCGTCCTCTCGGCGCTCGTCGGCGCCTCGGTCGCCGCGGCCGCGGCCATTTCGGCCCCGCTGGACCGGAACGCGGCCCATACCGACAAGTACGCGACCGCCTACGAACCGGTCGAGGCGGCCGACCTCGAGGACGCAGTGGTCTTCGTCCCGACGCCGTACGGCGACTGGCAGAACCACCCCTTCCAGTACCTCCGCAACGACGGCGGCCTGGACGGCTCCGTCGTGTACGCGCTCGATCGCGACCCCGGCGGCGACTTCGCCGTCCTCGATGCCTATCCCGACCGGACGCACTATCGCTTTGCCTACCGGGGCGAGTGGACGCCGAATCCGGACCGACACGTCACGCCGACACTCGAGACGCTCGAGCTCCGGCGCGGCACGGCGCTGGCGGGCGAGACAGTCGTCGGCGTCCCGCCGCGGGTCGCGCGCGCGACCGTTCGCCTCGAGAGCGAGACGGGGGCGAGTTCGGAGTACGCGGTGTCCGACCCCGGCGGGTCGATCGCCGTACCCTGGTCGATCGACCGCGATGCGGCGCGCCTGACCGCGGCCGACGACGCCGTCCGGGTCGGCGGCACCGACACCGTCGTCCTGACCGTGACGCTCGTCCAGCCCGACGGCGGGACGCTCACCTACCGCCAGGAGACGACCGTCCGGACCGACCTCGAGGGTGTCGAGGCGGTGTGGCCGCCGGAGCGCTCCGTCTGCCCGCTCGTCACCGCCTGCGGCAACGAGGGGACGTACCTCCCCGACAGACCGGACGCCCACCGCGATGGCGTCTCCTTCGAGACGCGTCTGGGACCGCAGGCGTGA